A window from Macaca thibetana thibetana isolate TM-01 chromosome 7, ASM2454274v1, whole genome shotgun sequence encodes these proteins:
- the LOC126958862 gene encoding NEDD8-conjugating enzyme UBE2F-like, with product MLMLASKLKGDDGLKGSRTAATASDTTRRVSVTDKLLVKEIAELEANLPCTCKVHFPDPNKLHCFQLTVTPDEGYYMGGKFQFETEVPDAYNMVPPKVKYLTKIWHPSITETGEICLSLLREHSMDGSGWAPTRTLKDVIWGLNSLFTDLLNFDDPLNIEAAEHHLRDKEDFRNKVDDYIQRYAR from the coding sequence ATGCTAATGCTAGCAAGCAAACTGAAGGGTGACGATGGTCTCAAAGGGTCCCGGACAGCAGCCACAGCGTCCGACACGACTCGGAGGGTTTCTGTGACAGACAAATTGCTTGTTAAAGAGATTGCAGAACTTGAAGCTAATTTACCTTGTACATGTAAAGTGCATTTTCCTGATCCAAATAAGCTTCATTGTTTTCAGCTAACAGTAACCCCAGATGAGGGTTACTACATGGGTGGAAAATTTCAGTTTGAAACTGAAGTTCCCGATGCGTACAACAtggtgcctcccaaagtgaaatACCTGACCAAGATCTGGCACCCCAGCATCACAGAGACAGGGGAAATATGTCTGAGTTTACTGAGAGAACATTCAATGGATGGCAGTGGCTGGGCTCCCACAAGAACATTAAAGGATGTCATTTGGGGATTAAACTCTTTGTTTACTGATCTTTTGAATTTTGATGATCCACTGAATATTGAAGCTGCAGAACATCATTTGCGGGACAAGGAGGACTTCCGGAATAAAGTGGATGACTACATCCAGCGTTATGCCAGATGA